One region of Triticum aestivum cultivar Chinese Spring chromosome 6B, IWGSC CS RefSeq v2.1, whole genome shotgun sequence genomic DNA includes:
- the LOC123135077 gene encoding spidroin-1 produces the protein MGKKQSGNGGVEKVAAREFSLKVAMHCRCHGCTDKLRAAVRDLTLAPGVEAVDQAAAEATGEVRVLATADPERLRKGLRKATGKKVDLVFPPAKERRKGEGEDARAADAAAVQALLADLQLHHQYGGQAAARHQYGGQGAAAAAWAASQQHQQQLLGLGGGWNGGGAAGGYGAAYPWQPSSAASYYPAAPAAGAGWGAYGGYGYAPQAQAPAQGHGGYYRASSPAWHGQGY, from the coding sequence ATGGGGAAGAAGCAGAGCGGCAACGGCGGCGTGGAGAAGGTGGCGGCAAGGGAGTTCTCGCTCAAGGTGGCGATGCACTGCCGGTGCCACGGGTGCACGGACAAGCTGCGCGCGGCGGTGCGGGACCTCACGCTGGCGCCGGGGGTCGAGGCGGTGGACCAGGCCGCGGCCGAGGCCACGGGCGAGGTGCGCGTGCTGGCCACGGCCGACCCCGAGCGGCTCCGCAAGGGCCTCCGCAAGGCCACCGGCAAGAAGGTGGACCTCGTCTTCCCGCCCGCCAAGGAGCgcaggaagggggagggggaggacgcccgggccgccgacgccgccgccgtccaGGCCCTGCTCGCCGACCTGCAGCTGCACCACCAGTACGGGGGCCAGGCGGCGGCGCGTCACCAGTACGGGGGCCAGGGCGCCGCGGCCGCCGCGTGGGCGGCCAGccagcagcaccagcagcagctgCTCGGCCTCGGGGGCGGGTGGAACGGCGGCGGTGCTGCCGGGGGCTACGGCGCGGCGTACCCGTGGCAGCCCTCCTCTGCGGCCTCCTACTACCCGGCTGCGCCCGCCGCTGGTGCTGGTTGGGGCGCGTACGGCGGCTACGGGTACGCTCCTCAGGCGCAGGCTCCGGCCCAGGGCCACGGCGGCTACTACCGCGCCAGCTCGCCGGCGTGGCACGGCCAGGGCTACTGA
- the LOC123135078 gene encoding heavy metal-associated isoprenylated plant protein 3 → MAKKKKRGGGGGGGGEGGGGQQEEKPDADAGSGCEGQAKEKPADDKDKDKGGGGGGCKDDKADKDKEKGCGGGGGKDDKGGKDKEKKAPPPLPVVTAVLKVDMHCDGCAHRIRASVRRFPGVEGVAMEVDKGSMTIVGRFDAKKLRDRVAAKTRKKVELVGGKDNKGGGGGDKDKCADGGGDKNKCADGEGKKEEEKKEQDDKCGGGGNAGKGKGGKDNKKPAVPVIVTVVLKIGSAGLHCDGCMHRIRCKLFKIKGVEQVKMDPAKNQVTVTGTMDAKALPEKLRKKLRRPVEVVAPGKGDNKDKEKEKDGCNKDGKQQQQQQQGGDGKQCKEAAEKALAAELQLWKTAFYDQQAMQATEFLLSDENPNACAVM, encoded by the exons ATGGCCAAG AAGAAGAAgcgcggtggtggtggtgggggtggagGCGAAGGAGGCGGGGGCCAGCAGGAGGAGAAGCCCGATGCCGACGCCGGGAGCGGCTGCGAGGGCCAGGCCAAGGAGAAGCCCGCCGACGACAAGGATAAGGAcaagggcggtggcggcggcgggtgcaaGGACGACAAAGCGgacaaggacaaggagaaggggtgcGGCGGCGGGGGAGGCAAGGACGACAAGGGCGGCAAGGACAAGGAGAAGAAGGCGCCGCCCCCGCTCCCCGTGGTCACCGCGGTGCTCAAGGTCGACATGCACTGCGACGGCTGCGCGCACCGCATCCGCGCCTCCGTCCGCCGCTTCCCAG GGGTGGAGGGCGTGGCCATGGAGGTGGACAAGGGGTCCATGACCATCGTCGGCCGCTTCGACGCCAAGAAGCTGCGGGACCGCGTCGCCGCCAAGACCAGGAAGAAGGTCGAGCTCGTCGGCGGCAAGGACaacaagggcggcggcggcggggacaaggACAAGTGCGCCGACGGTGGCGGGGACAAGAACAAGTGCGCCGACGGCGAGggcaagaaggaggaggagaagaaggagcaggacgacaagtgcggcggcggcggcaatgcCGGGAAGGGGAAGGGCGGCAAGGACAACAAGAAGCCGGCCGTG CCGGTGATCGTGACGGTGGTGCTCAAGATCGGCTCCGCCGGCCTCCACTGCGACGGCTGCATGCACCGCATCCGCTGCAAGCTCTTCAAGATCAAAG GCGTGGAGCAGGTGAAGATGGACCCGGCCAAGAACCAGGTGACGGTGACGGGCACCATGGACGCCAAGGCTCTGCCGGAGAAGCTCCGCAAGAAGCTGCGCCGGCCCGTGGAGGTGGTGGCGCCCGGCAAAGGGGACaacaaggacaaggagaaggagaaggacggGTGCAACAAGGacgggaagcagcagcagcagcagcagcaggggggcgACGGGAAGCAGTGCAAGGAGGCGGCGGAGAAGGCGCTGGCGGCGGAGCTGCAGCTGTGGAAGACGGCCTTCTACGACCAGCAGGCGATGCAGGCCACCGAGTTCCTCCTCAGCGACGAGAACCCCAACGCCTGCGCCGTCATGTGA